CGGCGACCGCGGTGGCCGCCGCGTACGTGGCCTATCGCGCGATCATCTGGCCGCTGCTGGTCGTGGGCACGTTCCCGGCCTCGGCGATCCCGTTCTACCTGCTCGCCGTCGGGCTCGCGGTGGACGTCGCGTTCCGGATCGGGCGGTCGCAGCGGGTGCTGACGCCGCTGGCCGGCGGGCTGCTGGTGACCGCGTTCGGGTACGGCGCGTTGTGGCTGCAGGCGCAGCTGCGGCCGTGGCTGCTCGGCGACGCGCACACCGAGTCCGCGCCGCCGTTCGCCTACTGGCCCGCCCTCGTGGTGCTGGCCGGCCTGCCCGTCCTCTGGTGGGCCCTCACCCGGGTGAGGACCCACCGGGAGGTCGCGGTCAGCTGAGCTTCTGGCCCGCCGACTTGAGGTGCTCGGCGGCCTCGACGATGCGCTTGGCCATGGCGGCCTCGGCCTGCTTGAGGTAGCTGCGCGGGTCGTAGGTCTTCTTGTTGCCGACCTCGCCGTCGATCTTCAGGACGCCGTCGTAGTTCTTGAAGAAGTGGTCGGCGATCGGGCGGGAGAAGGCGTACTGGGTGTCGGTGTCGATGTTCATCTTCACCACGCCGTAGGACACCGCCTCGTGGATCTCGGACAGCAGCGAGCCGGAGCCGCCGTGGAAGACGAGCTCGAACGGCTTGCTGCCCTCGGCGAGGCCCAGCTTCTCGGCCGCGACCTGCTGGCCGCGCTTGAGCACCTCCGGGCGCAGCTTGACCGCGCCGGGCTTGTAGGCGCCGTGCACGTTGCCGAACGTCGCGGCGAGCAGGTAGCGGCCCTTCTCGCCGGTGCCCAGCGCGTCGACGGTCTTCACGAAGTCGCCCTCGGCGGTGTAGAGCTTCTCGTTGATGTCGTTCGAGACGCCGTCCTCTTCACCGCCGACGACGCCGATCTCCACCTCGAGGATGATCTTCGCGGCGGCCGCCTTGGCGAGCAGCTCGGTGGCGATCTCCAGGTTCTCGTCCAGGTCGATGGCCGAGCCGTCCCACATGTGCGACTGGAACAGCGGGTTCTGGCCCTTGTTCACGCGCTCCTGGGACAGGGCGATCAGCGGGCGGACGAAGCCGTCCAGCTTGTCCTTGGGGCAGTGGTCGGTGTGCAGGGCGATGTTGACCGGGTACTTCTCGGCGACGACGTGCGCGAACTCGGCGAGCGCGGTCGCGCCGGTCACCATGTCCTTGACCCGGGTGCCAGAGGCGAACTCGGCGCCACCGGTCGAGATCTGGATGATCCCGTCGCTCTCCGCGTCGGCGAACCCGCGCAGGGCGGCGTTGAGGGTCTCCGACGAGGTCACGTTGATCGCCGGGTACGCGAACTCGCCCGCCTTGGCCCGGTCCAGCATCTCCGCGTAGACCTCGGGGGTGGCGATGGGCATCGTTGGTCCTCCTAGCTGTGGTTCGCCTTCCTTGCCCGAATCGTACGAGGTCGGCGGTGGGAGGACAGTGTGCTGGCTCTCTGCCGCGGAGGTCGGGAACGATCAAGTGAGAAAAGCCGCTCCACCCTGGTGCGGGCGGAGCGGCTTCGGCGGTCTGGGGCGGGTCAGGACAGCAGGGCTTCGCTGATGGCGCGGTAGCCGGGCAGCGGGTCGTCGCCGAGGACCTGGACGCAGACGTGGTCGGCGCCTGCGTCGAGGTGGGCGGTGATGCCGGCGGCGATCGAGTCGATGTCGCCGTGCAGGGCGAGTGCGTCGATCAGCGCGTCGCTGCCGCCGTTGTCGAGGTCGGCCTCGGTCCAGCCGTGGCGGAGCAGGTTGCTGCGGTAGTTGACGAGGTGGAGGTAGGGGTTCTCGATGGTCGGGCGGGCGATGGCGCGGGCCTTCTCCGGGTCGGCCTCGAAAACGATCTTCTGCTCGGGGGCCAGCAGCACGCCGTCGCCGAGGACGCGACGGGCCTCCCGGGTGTGCTCCGGCGTGGTCAGGTACGGGTGCGCGCCCGCGGTGCGCTCGGCGGAGAGCTTGAGGACCTTCGGGCCGAGCGCGGCCAGCGCCCGGGCGGCGACCGGTACGCCGGCCTCGTCCAGGCCGTCGAGGTAGTCGACGATCTTGTCGTAGGGCTTCTGGTACTCCTGCGTCGCCTCCGGGTGGCCGATGCCGACGCCAAGCAGGAAGCGGCCGGGGTGCTTGGCCTCGATGCGGTGCCAGGACGCGCCGACCGTGGCCGCGTCGTCCTTCCACATGTTGACGATGCCCGTGGCGACCTTGATGTTCTCGGTCGCGTCCAGCAGCTCGTCGACGATGGTCAGCTGCCCGTCGGGGGAGCCGCCGATCCAGATCGCGCCGAAGCCGAGGCGTTCGGCTTCGCGCGCCAGGTCCGCGTTCAGCTGGTGCCAGCCGCGCCAGATACCGATCTTGCCGAGTTCGATAGCCATGACCGTCTCAACTCCGGCGGGTGGCCGGTGCATTCCTCTACGTTGGAATCATGGTGAAAATCGGTGATCTCGAGGTGTTCCCGCTGAACCTCGGGGGCAACGTGTTCGGCTGGACGGCCGACGAGGCGCAGTCCTTCGCCGTGCTGGACGCTTACGCGGCAGCCGGTGGCAACTTCATCGACACGGCGGACGTGTACATGGCCCGCATCCCGGGCAATTCGGGCGGCGAGTCCGAGACGATCATCGGCAGGTGGCTGAAGCGCCGTGGCCGCCGGGATGACGTGGTGATCGCGACGAAGGTGGGCAGCTGGGCGGCGCGGCCGGGGGTGAGCGCGAAGAACATCCGCGAGGCGGCGGAGGATTCGCTGCGCCGGTTGCAGACTGATTACCTGGACCTGTACTACGCCCACCGCGATGTGGCGGACGTGCCGCTGGAGGAGACGCTGGGCGCGTTCGACGAGCTGGTGCGAGCCGGGAAGGTGCGGCACCTGGGGGCGTCGAACTACAGCGCCGAGCGCCTGGCGGAGGCGCTGTCCATTTCGGACCGGGAGGGGTTCGCCCGGTACGTCGCGGTGCAGCCGCACTACAACCTGGTGGAGCGCGGTTACGAGCAGGAGCTGGCCCCGCTGGTGGCGCAGGAGGGCCTGGCGACGCTGCCCTACTTCGGCCTGGCGCGCGGCTTCCTGACCGGCAAGTACCGCAGCCGCGAGGCGAGCGGCAGCCCACGCGCCGAGAAGGCGGTGGAGTACCTGGACCACCGGGGCGAGCGGGTGCTGGAGGCGCTGGACGCGATCTCGGCCGCGCACGGGACTTCTCCGGCCGCGGTGGCGCTGGCGTGGCTGGCCGCGCAGCCGACTGTGGTGGCGCCCATCGCCAGTGCCCGGAATGTGGAGCAGTTGACGGATTTGCTGGCCTCGGTGGAGTTGCGGCTGGGGGCGGAGGAGCTGGCTGTTTTGGATGATGCTTCGCAGTAGGTGAGTGGCTCGGTTGGGTTGGGCTTGGGTCGGCGGTGGCTGGCTCGCTCGGGCTGGGTTGCGTTGAGCTCGCGATGGTGGCTGGTTTGGTTGGGCTGGGTTGGTTCGCTCGGGCTGGGCTGGGCTGGGCTGGGCTGGCGATGGTGGCTGGTTTGGTTGGGCTGGGTTGGTTCGCTCGGGCTGGGCTGGGCTGGGCTCGCGACGGTGGCCGATTTGACTGGGCCGGCATGGCGGTAGTGGCGGCGGTTCGGCTGGGCTGGGCTGGCTCGATTGGGTTGGTTTGGGGTCGCGGTGGTGCCCGATTCGGCTGATGCAATTTGGGGCGGCGCGGCTGGCCTTCTCGTGTGAGCGCGCGAGTGGACACCTTGCCCGGGGACCAGTGGACATCTCGTTATGACGCGAGTGGGCACCTCGTGGGCGCACCACCGGACACCTCGCCCGATGCGCAAGTGGGCACCTCGTGACCGCGCGAATGGGCCACTCGCCCGCCACGAGGTGCCCACCGGCGGGTTCACGAGATGCTCATTCGTGCCGCTACGAGGTGCCCACTGGCACCCGCAGGCACGAGGTGCCCAGGGGTGCGGCTGCGAGATGCCCACTGGCGTGCCTGCGAGGTGCCCGGCTCGTGGGACTGCGAGGTGCCCACTCGCGCGGTCGTGAGGTGTCCTTCGGCGGGTGCACGAGGTGCTCGTTCGGGGGGCGCGAGGTGGCCACTGGTGCCCGCCTGCATGAGGTATCCAGTGGTGCGGCTTCGAGATGCCCACTCACGCGCCCACGAGGCGTCCACTCGTGGGGCCGTGAGCGAGGTGCCCACTCGTGGGGCCGTGGAGTGTCCACCGGTGCTGCCGTGAGGTGCCCACCCGCGCGGCGCCCCGAAACCCGACCCAGCGCCAACCGCAGCCCCGGCGCCAACCGCAGCGCCAGGCCCCAGCCGCAGCCGTGGCGCCCCCTCAGCCCAGGCGCCAGCCGCAGGCCTGGCGCCCCCGCTCAGCCTCGGCGCAAACCGCAGCCCCGGGCCCCAGCGCGAACCTCAAACCCAGCCCCGGCGCCAACCTCAAACCCAGCCCCGGCGCCAACCCCAACCCAGCGCCAACC
The window above is part of the Amycolatopsis thermoflava N1165 genome. Proteins encoded here:
- the fbaA gene encoding class II fructose-bisphosphate aldolase, whose amino-acid sequence is MPIATPEVYAEMLDRAKAGEFAYPAINVTSSETLNAALRGFADAESDGIIQISTGGAEFASGTRVKDMVTGATALAEFAHVVAEKYPVNIALHTDHCPKDKLDGFVRPLIALSQERVNKGQNPLFQSHMWDGSAIDLDENLEIATELLAKAAAAKIILEVEIGVVGGEEDGVSNDINEKLYTAEGDFVKTVDALGTGEKGRYLLAATFGNVHGAYKPGAVKLRPEVLKRGQQVAAEKLGLAEGSKPFELVFHGGSGSLLSEIHEAVSYGVVKMNIDTDTQYAFSRPIADHFFKNYDGVLKIDGEVGNKKTYDPRSYLKQAEAAMAKRIVEAAEHLKSAGQKLS
- a CDS encoding aldo/keto reductase, with product MVKIGDLEVFPLNLGGNVFGWTADEAQSFAVLDAYAAAGGNFIDTADVYMARIPGNSGGESETIIGRWLKRRGRRDDVVIATKVGSWAARPGVSAKNIREAAEDSLRRLQTDYLDLYYAHRDVADVPLEETLGAFDELVRAGKVRHLGASNYSAERLAEALSISDREGFARYVAVQPHYNLVERGYEQELAPLVAQEGLATLPYFGLARGFLTGKYRSREASGSPRAEKAVEYLDHRGERVLEALDAISAAHGTSPAAVALAWLAAQPTVVAPIASARNVEQLTDLLASVELRLGAEELAVLDDASQ
- a CDS encoding LLM class F420-dependent oxidoreductase; protein product: MAIELGKIGIWRGWHQLNADLAREAERLGFGAIWIGGSPDGQLTIVDELLDATENIKVATGIVNMWKDDAATVGASWHRIEAKHPGRFLLGVGIGHPEATQEYQKPYDKIVDYLDGLDEAGVPVAARALAALGPKVLKLSAERTAGAHPYLTTPEHTREARRVLGDGVLLAPEQKIVFEADPEKARAIARPTIENPYLHLVNYRSNLLRHGWTEADLDNGGSDALIDALALHGDIDSIAAGITAHLDAGADHVCVQVLGDDPLPGYRAISEALLS